In one window of Tenacibaculum mesophilum DNA:
- a CDS encoding low molecular weight phosphatase family protein, whose amino-acid sequence MINTKNINTKIFFEEARKELTLTEDRKDLLVEIIDTIYEEYLDREKINLNFICTHNSRRSQFAQVWSFFAIEYFNLKNMFTYSGGTETTSFHRNTVKCLQKTGFIFNVVDFSHQNPRYLVSFKGTKKSILGFSKLYDHPQNSYPFVAITTCDNADQNCPYIPDAIERFHLPYNDPQTSDNTDLTEETYLKVSKQIAGELFFIFEEIYQKLS is encoded by the coding sequence ATGATAAACACTAAGAATATCAATACAAAAATTTTCTTTGAGGAAGCTAGAAAAGAGTTAACCCTTACCGAAGACCGAAAAGATTTATTGGTTGAAATAATAGACACTATTTACGAAGAATATCTTGACAGAGAAAAAATAAATTTAAATTTTATTTGTACTCATAATTCTCGTAGAAGTCAGTTTGCACAAGTGTGGAGCTTTTTTGCTATTGAATATTTTAACTTAAAGAATATGTTCACCTATTCTGGCGGAACAGAAACCACTTCTTTTCATAGAAACACAGTGAAATGTTTACAAAAAACTGGCTTTATCTTTAACGTTGTTGATTTTTCTCACCAGAATCCAAGGTACTTAGTTTCTTTTAAAGGAACTAAAAAATCAATTTTAGGTTTTTCCAAGTTATATGATCACCCCCAAAACAGTTATCCTTTTGTAGCTATAACTACTTGTGATAATGCCGACCAAAACTGTCCATATATACCTGATGCTATTGAACGTTTTCATTTACCTTATAACGACCCTCAAACATCTGACAATACAGACTTAACCGAAGAAACATACTTAAAAGTTAGTAAACAAATTGCTGGTGAGTTATTTTTTATTTTCGAAGAAATTTATCAAAAATTATCTTAG
- the ppk2 gene encoding polyphosphate kinase 2: MGKLTQRDVNKLNTTRGLKALLSKSFNIERAIRYVDYERKLKKLQVELIRLQAWTIKKNERIIVIFEGRDAAGKGGAIRRITERINPRHMRIVALPKPNEDEKTQWYFQRYVEQFPKAGEIVFFDRSWYNRAVVEPVNGFCTQEEYEVFMNQVNDFERMILESGIRLVKIYMSINKKEQAKRFNDIKNNPLKQWKMTPVDEKAQELWDNYTEYKKAMFSKTNTEISPWKVIRANRKTIARISVINHILKSIPYDKSIEV, encoded by the coding sequence ATGGGGAAGTTAACTCAAAGAGATGTAAATAAATTAAATACAACAAGAGGTTTAAAGGCTTTACTGTCTAAATCTTTTAATATAGAAAGAGCAATTCGATATGTAGATTACGAACGAAAGTTAAAAAAATTACAAGTAGAGTTAATTCGTTTACAAGCTTGGACAATAAAAAAAAATGAACGAATAATTGTAATTTTTGAAGGAAGAGATGCTGCTGGAAAAGGAGGGGCAATACGTAGAATTACAGAACGTATCAATCCTCGTCATATGCGAATAGTAGCGCTTCCTAAACCAAATGAAGATGAAAAAACACAATGGTATTTTCAAAGGTATGTAGAACAGTTTCCAAAAGCAGGTGAAATAGTTTTTTTTGATCGCAGTTGGTATAATAGAGCAGTAGTAGAACCAGTTAATGGTTTTTGTACACAAGAAGAGTATGAGGTTTTTATGAATCAAGTAAATGATTTTGAACGTATGATTTTAGAGTCAGGTATTCGTTTGGTAAAAATCTACATGTCTATTAATAAAAAAGAACAAGCTAAACGATTCAACGATATAAAAAACAACCCATTAAAACAATGGAAAATGACGCCTGTAGATGAAAAAGCGCAAGAACTTTGGGATAATTATACAGAGTATAAAAAGGCAATGTTCTCAAAAACAAATACAGAAATATCTCCATGGAAAGTTATTCGAGCAAATAGGAAAACTATAGCAAGAATAAGTGTGATTAATCACATTTTAAAAAGTATACCTTATGACAAGAGTATAGAAGTGTAG
- a CDS encoding lipid A deacylase LpxR family protein — protein MKKNMSLLFILFTLYLFSQRKYDKELSFLNDNDLYVSTYQDRYYTNGAFLTYRFLSKKQAENIDKKIYEIQLGHHMYTPYKAVVETIEEHDRPFASYLFGSFGVNRFYANKSILKTALQIGTIGSYSFGEELQGIIHKMYGFKEATGWDYQIKDAFALNLKVDYIKKITKDNVFDLNWTNSARLGTVYTDLSTGLFTRIGFKPLESIINSIAFHGNLNNKNTNFENKTEVFLYLKPMLHYVAYDATIEGSFLNKKSPVTFDVEPFKFTTEFGIRFTSNRFNFGYAINYHTKKLKSSRVPKGNFYGTIQLNYQFN, from the coding sequence ATGAAAAAAAACATGTCACTTTTATTTATCTTATTTACTCTCTATCTATTCTCACAACGTAAATATGACAAAGAATTAAGTTTTTTAAATGATAATGACTTATATGTTTCCACCTATCAAGATCGATATTATACAAACGGAGCCTTTTTAACATACCGCTTCTTAAGTAAAAAGCAAGCTGAAAATATTGATAAAAAAATATATGAAATCCAATTAGGTCACCATATGTACACTCCTTATAAGGCTGTTGTTGAAACTATTGAAGAACATGATCGTCCTTTTGCTAGCTACTTATTCGGTAGTTTTGGGGTTAACCGATTTTACGCTAATAAATCTATTCTCAAAACAGCTTTACAAATAGGAACTATTGGATCTTATTCTTTTGGTGAAGAACTTCAAGGAATTATACATAAAATGTATGGTTTTAAAGAAGCTACTGGATGGGATTATCAAATAAAAGATGCTTTTGCTCTTAATCTAAAGGTCGATTATATTAAAAAAATAACTAAAGACAATGTTTTTGACCTTAACTGGACAAACTCTGCTAGGTTAGGCACTGTTTATACTGATTTATCAACTGGTTTATTTACTCGTATTGGCTTTAAGCCTCTAGAAAGTATTATTAATTCTATTGCTTTTCATGGAAACTTAAACAATAAAAACACTAATTTCGAAAATAAGACGGAAGTTTTTTTATACCTAAAACCAATGCTCCATTATGTTGCTTATGACGCAACTATTGAAGGTAGCTTTTTAAACAAAAAAAGCCCTGTAACGTTTGATGTAGAACCTTTTAAATTTACAACGGAGTTTGGAATTCGTTTTACAAGTAATCGTTTTAATTTTGGTTATGCCATAAACTACCATACAAAAAAACTTAAAAGTTCGCGTGTTCCTAAAGGAAATTTTTATGGTACAATACAATTAAATTATCAATTTAATTAA
- the ppk2 gene encoding polyphosphate kinase 2 — MKEKQVLTIEDFESVSTNEELLAIIKKKEISITKVQVKLNYEEELKKLQIELVKLQQWIAQNKKRVAVIFEGRDAAGKGGSIRRFMEHMNPRSTRLVALNKPTDVEKGQWYFQRYIKELPNPGEIVFFDRSWYNRAVVEPVMGFCTDEQYKNFLVQVPEFEHMLYEDGVVVIKFWLSISKEEQLRRFNSRNNNPLKRWKFSPVDKRGQELWDKYSHYKNEMFSKTHTAYSPWIVVKTNNKKEARVECMRHVLSQFDYKGKEEAQTILTPDPNIVMRYYRSVKHLD, encoded by the coding sequence ATGAAAGAAAAGCAAGTATTAACAATTGAAGATTTTGAAAGTGTTTCTACAAATGAAGAGTTGCTAGCAATTATAAAAAAAAAGGAAATTTCAATAACCAAGGTTCAGGTAAAGTTAAATTACGAAGAGGAACTGAAAAAACTACAGATAGAGTTAGTGAAACTTCAGCAATGGATTGCGCAAAATAAGAAGCGAGTGGCAGTTATCTTTGAAGGAAGAGATGCAGCAGGGAAAGGTGGGAGTATAAGACGTTTTATGGAGCATATGAATCCGCGTTCTACTCGTTTAGTAGCTTTGAATAAACCTACAGATGTAGAAAAGGGACAATGGTATTTTCAGCGTTATATTAAAGAATTACCAAATCCTGGGGAAATAGTTTTTTTTGATCGTAGTTGGTACAATAGAGCTGTAGTTGAGCCTGTAATGGGGTTTTGTACGGACGAGCAGTATAAGAATTTTTTGGTTCAAGTGCCTGAATTTGAACATATGTTATATGAAGATGGCGTTGTTGTGATAAAATTTTGGTTATCAATTTCAAAAGAAGAACAGTTACGTCGATTTAATTCTAGGAATAATAATCCTTTAAAGCGTTGGAAGTTCAGCCCTGTAGATAAAAGAGGACAAGAGTTATGGGATAAGTATAGTCATTATAAAAATGAAATGTTTAGTAAAACGCACACAGCTTATAGTCCTTGGATAGTAGTAAAGACAAATAACAAAAAAGAAGCTAGAGTTGAGTGTATGCGTCATGTATTGTCTCAATTTGATTATAAAGGAAAAGAAGAGGCGCAAACTATTTTAACACCAGATCCAAATATAGTAATGCGTTATTATCGTTCAGTAAAACATTTAGATTAA
- a CDS encoding cysteine desulfurase family protein: protein MKSVYLDNAATTPMLPEVIEVIQQSMQTNFGNPSSIHQHGRKAKAAVETARKSIAKHFNVSSSEIIFTAGGTEADNLILFNAVLNLGVERIITSKIEHHAVLNTVQFLEEKHNLVVDYVKVNEEGAVSMESLGDLLNKSKKKTLVSLMYVNNEIGNLLSIEEVVALCKEHEAYFHSDTVQAIGHYDIDLQKTQIDFITASAHKFHGPKGVGFAYFKKGIGILPMLHGGEQEKGARSSTENVHSIVGMEKALTIAFENLQKDKKYIFGLKEYFTKKIKEVIPNIRVNGESIEKTSYTIVNIQFPLEDKMLLFNLDLSGIAVSGGSACQSGSSKGSHVLREFLSEKEEKKTSIRFSFSKLNTIKEIDYTINQLKRLLK from the coding sequence ATGAAATCTGTTTATTTAGACAATGCCGCAACAACACCTATGTTGCCCGAAGTTATTGAGGTTATTCAACAATCAATGCAAACCAATTTTGGAAATCCGTCATCCATACATCAGCATGGTAGAAAAGCTAAAGCAGCTGTTGAAACAGCTAGAAAGAGTATAGCGAAACATTTTAATGTGTCTTCAAGTGAAATCATTTTTACAGCAGGAGGGACCGAAGCTGATAACTTAATTTTGTTTAATGCAGTCTTAAACTTAGGAGTAGAGAGAATTATTACTTCCAAGATAGAACACCATGCAGTTTTAAACACTGTACAGTTTTTAGAAGAAAAACATAATCTAGTAGTAGATTATGTTAAGGTAAATGAAGAAGGAGCTGTTTCAATGGAGAGTTTGGGGGATTTACTAAATAAATCAAAGAAAAAAACTTTGGTGAGTTTAATGTATGTGAATAATGAAATAGGTAATTTACTATCAATAGAAGAGGTTGTAGCATTATGTAAAGAGCATGAGGCGTATTTTCATTCAGATACCGTACAAGCTATTGGGCATTATGATATAGACTTACAAAAAACACAAATAGATTTTATCACTGCAAGTGCACATAAGTTCCATGGACCTAAAGGGGTTGGTTTTGCTTATTTTAAAAAAGGGATTGGAATATTACCAATGTTACATGGTGGTGAACAAGAAAAAGGAGCAAGATCTAGTACAGAAAACGTACATTCAATAGTTGGAATGGAAAAAGCGTTGACTATTGCTTTTGAAAATTTACAAAAAGACAAAAAATATATTTTTGGATTAAAGGAATATTTTACAAAAAAAATAAAAGAAGTTATTCCAAATATTAGAGTTAATGGAGAGTCAATAGAAAAGACTAGTTATACAATTGTAAATATACAATTTCCTTTAGAGGATAAAATGCTGTTATTTAATTTAGATTTATCTGGGATAGCTGTTTCTGGAGGTAGTGCATGTCAAAGTGGAAGTAGTAAAGGATCTCATGTGTTACGAGAATTCTTAAGTGAAAAAGAAGAAAAGAAAACATCTATACGATTTTCTTTTAGTAAATTAAATACAATTAAAGAAATTGATTATACGATAAATCAATTAAAGAGATTATTGAAATAG
- a CDS encoding S41 family peptidase has translation MKKILTLLTLATCYTGFSQETRLLRQPTISNSEVVFVYANDLWKAPIKGGDAIRLTSDDGYESNPHFSNDGTMIAFTAQYDGNTDVYVIPATGGEPKRLTYHPSGDFVQGWTPDNKVLFRSSREGRPTQTTKFYTVSLKGELPKAVNVPRAAYGEFSKDGKYLAYTPITSWDAEWRNYRGGQAMPIWILNMQNQKLVKTPQKDKERHLDPVWYNGNVYYISERDYTSNIWSYNLATKQEKQLTFHKRFDVKSLDANSNGIVYEQGGYIHFLNPNTSTTKQIPITVHGDLNYARTRWMDVKGRNLTNPNISPKGKRAIFEYRGEIFTVPKENGTWRNLTNSSGVADRYPIWSPKGDKVAWFSDKNGEYELVISDQNGDNKSYITIPNPTFYFRPDWSPDGKYVSFTDTHFNIWILNLETKKAEKVATDNFAHPNRTMNPKWSPDSDWIAYAKQNENHFKSIYAYQISTKKTIQITDPLADAISPVWDASGKYIYTLASTNYGLASGWLDMSSYDPSVTRSLYAVVLNSKDKAPNLPKTDEEKDSEEKSKKEKKDDKKTSKEADKIKVVIDEEGIFNRAIALKLPAKNYTALYKAPKNHVFIAEAIQNKPDVIIHDYDISKEKATEFTKGARSVTVSEDRESVLLSSKGNWSIVSSKSPVKPGKGSIKTNLKIKVDPKAEAHQIFKEGWRYMRDFLYVDNVHGAPWDKIYQWYAPWIDHVRHRTDLNYVVDIMSGEVAIGHSYVYGGDTPKTNYVPVGLLGCDFEESNGLYKFSKIYKGERWNPNIKAPLGLPGIDVKEGDYLLEVNGVPVTSKDNLYKALEQTAGREIYIKTNSNPTVNGAKTILVKPVASERNLRSIDWVEENRRKVDKLSNGKLAYVYVPNTSNNGFTSFNRYYFSQQDKKGVIIDERNNGGGSAADYMIDILSRKPFGYFNSKANKRKPWTTPIAGIWGPKVMIINERAGSGGDLLPYMFKEKKLGPLVGTRTWGGLVGTWDTPAFIDGGRMVAPRGGFFDLDGNWAVEGEGVAPDIEVHQEPSKILKGKDPQLEKAVDEALRLLKSNEFIPKPEPAPPVRWKRPSGY, from the coding sequence ATGAAAAAAATACTGACCTTACTCACTTTAGCTACCTGCTACACTGGCTTTTCCCAAGAAACACGCCTTTTAAGACAACCTACAATATCTAACTCTGAAGTCGTTTTTGTATATGCAAACGACCTTTGGAAGGCTCCGATTAAAGGTGGAGATGCCATACGACTTACCAGTGATGACGGCTATGAGTCAAACCCACATTTCTCTAATGATGGTACTATGATTGCCTTTACTGCACAGTACGATGGAAATACTGATGTATATGTAATTCCTGCTACTGGTGGTGAACCCAAACGATTAACCTATCATCCAAGTGGTGACTTTGTACAAGGCTGGACACCTGATAACAAAGTTTTATTTCGCTCATCTAGAGAAGGCAGACCAACCCAAACTACTAAATTCTATACTGTTTCACTTAAAGGAGAATTACCTAAAGCTGTAAACGTTCCAAGAGCTGCTTATGGAGAATTTTCAAAAGATGGTAAATACCTTGCCTACACCCCTATTACGAGTTGGGATGCAGAATGGCGAAATTATCGTGGTGGTCAAGCAATGCCTATTTGGATTTTAAATATGCAAAATCAAAAACTAGTTAAAACTCCTCAAAAAGACAAAGAAAGGCATTTAGATCCTGTTTGGTACAACGGTAATGTTTACTACATTTCTGAAAGAGACTATACTAGTAATATTTGGTCATATAACTTGGCAACCAAACAAGAAAAACAACTTACATTCCATAAAAGATTTGATGTAAAAAGCTTAGATGCTAATTCAAACGGAATTGTTTATGAACAAGGAGGATACATCCACTTTTTAAATCCTAACACCTCAACTACCAAACAAATACCGATAACAGTTCATGGTGATTTAAACTATGCTAGAACTCGTTGGATGGATGTAAAAGGAAGAAATTTAACAAACCCTAATATTTCCCCTAAAGGAAAAAGAGCTATTTTTGAATACCGCGGTGAAATTTTTACTGTCCCAAAAGAAAATGGTACTTGGAGAAACTTAACCAACTCTTCAGGTGTAGCTGATAGGTATCCTATTTGGTCTCCAAAAGGAGATAAAGTAGCTTGGTTTTCTGATAAAAATGGAGAATACGAATTGGTGATTTCCGACCAAAATGGAGACAACAAATCATATATTACCATTCCTAATCCTACTTTTTATTTTAGACCAGATTGGTCTCCTGATGGTAAATATGTATCATTTACCGATACGCATTTTAATATTTGGATTTTAAATTTAGAAACTAAAAAAGCTGAAAAAGTAGCTACTGATAATTTTGCACATCCAAATAGAACCATGAATCCGAAATGGTCTCCTGATAGTGATTGGATTGCTTATGCTAAACAAAATGAAAATCATTTTAAATCTATTTACGCATATCAAATCAGCACCAAAAAAACAATTCAAATTACAGATCCTTTAGCAGATGCTATTTCACCTGTTTGGGATGCTTCAGGGAAATATATTTATACCTTGGCTAGCACAAACTACGGATTAGCATCTGGGTGGTTAGACATGAGTTCTTACGACCCTTCAGTAACTCGTAGCTTATATGCCGTTGTTTTGAACAGCAAAGACAAAGCTCCTAACCTACCGAAAACTGATGAAGAGAAAGATTCAGAAGAAAAGAGCAAAAAAGAAAAAAAAGACGATAAAAAAACATCAAAAGAAGCTGATAAAATAAAAGTTGTGATTGATGAAGAAGGTATTTTCAATAGAGCTATTGCCTTAAAATTACCTGCTAAAAATTATACAGCTTTATACAAAGCACCAAAAAATCATGTTTTCATAGCTGAAGCTATTCAAAACAAACCTGATGTGATTATCCATGACTATGACATTTCAAAAGAAAAAGCTACTGAATTTACTAAAGGAGCTCGTTCAGTAACAGTTTCAGAAGACAGAGAGTCTGTATTACTATCAAGTAAAGGAAACTGGAGTATTGTTAGTAGTAAATCTCCAGTTAAACCTGGTAAAGGCTCTATAAAAACCAACTTAAAAATTAAGGTCGACCCAAAAGCTGAAGCTCATCAAATCTTTAAAGAAGGTTGGCGCTATATGAGAGATTTTTTATATGTTGATAATGTACACGGTGCACCTTGGGACAAAATCTATCAATGGTACGCTCCTTGGATTGATCATGTAAGGCACAGAACTGATTTAAACTATGTTGTAGACATTATGAGCGGTGAAGTTGCTATTGGTCATTCATACGTTTATGGAGGTGACACTCCTAAAACCAACTACGTTCCTGTTGGATTACTTGGTTGTGATTTTGAAGAATCTAATGGCTTATACAAGTTTTCAAAAATATACAAAGGAGAACGTTGGAATCCTAATATTAAAGCTCCATTAGGGCTTCCGGGAATTGATGTTAAAGAAGGGGATTATTTATTAGAAGTTAATGGAGTTCCTGTAACTTCAAAAGACAATCTGTATAAAGCATTAGAGCAAACCGCAGGAAGAGAAATTTACATTAAGACAAATTCTAACCCCACAGTTAATGGAGCAAAAACTATTTTGGTAAAACCTGTTGCCAGTGAAAGAAATTTGCGCTCTATAGACTGGGTAGAAGAAAACAGGAGAAAAGTAGATAAATTATCTAACGGAAAATTAGCGTATGTGTATGTTCCGAATACTTCAAACAACGGATTTACCTCTTTTAATCGCTATTATTTTTCTCAGCAAGATAAAAAAGGAGTTATTATAGACGAAAGAAATAACGGTGGTGGTAGTGCTGCCGATTATATGATTGATATTTTATCGAGAAAACCTTTTGGGTATTTTAATAGTAAAGCTAATAAAAGAAAGCCATGGACAACACCTATAGCTGGTATTTGGGGACCAAAAGTGATGATTATTAACGAGCGTGCTGGTTCTGGAGGAGATTTACTTCCTTATATGTTTAAAGAAAAAAAATTAGGACCACTAGTTGGAACTCGTACATGGGGAGGTTTAGTAGGAACCTGGGACACTCCAGCTTTTATTGATGGTGGTAGAATGGTTGCACCACGTGGTGGATTTTTTGATTTGGATGGTAATTGGGCCGTTGAAGGTGAAGGTGTAGCTCCTGATATCGAAGTACACCAAGAGCCAAGTAAAATTTTAAAAGGAAAAGACCCTCAGTTAGAAAAAGCTGTTGATGAAGCTTTACGCTTATTAAAAAGTAATGAATTTATTCCTAAACCTGAACCTGCTCCACCTGTGCGTTGGAAAAGACCTTCCGGATATTAA
- a CDS encoding ParA family protein: MGRIIAIANQKGGVGKTTTSVNLAAALGVLEKKVLLIDADPQANATSGLGLDVESIEIGTYQVLEHTISAKDTVLKTDSPNVDLIPAHIDLVAIEIELVDKQQREYMLKKALEDIKDDYDFILIDCAPSLGLITLNSLVAADSVVIPIQCEYFALEGLGKLLNTIKSVQKIHNQELEIEGLLLTMFDSRLRLSNQVVDEVRKHFSSMVFETIVHRNIRLSEAPSYGESIISYDATSKGAVNYLNLANEILTKNA; the protein is encoded by the coding sequence ATGGGTAGAATTATTGCAATTGCAAATCAAAAAGGTGGCGTAGGTAAAACTACTACATCTGTAAACTTAGCTGCGGCTTTAGGTGTTTTAGAAAAAAAAGTGTTGTTAATTGATGCTGACCCCCAAGCAAATGCTACTTCTGGTTTAGGTTTAGACGTTGAAAGTATAGAAATTGGAACGTATCAGGTTTTAGAACACACGATCTCTGCGAAAGACACTGTTTTAAAAACTGACTCTCCAAACGTTGACTTAATTCCTGCTCATATTGATTTAGTTGCTATTGAAATTGAATTGGTAGACAAGCAACAACGCGAGTACATGTTAAAAAAAGCGTTAGAAGATATTAAAGATGATTACGATTTTATTTTAATTGATTGTGCTCCATCTCTAGGGTTAATAACTTTAAACTCTCTAGTAGCTGCCGACTCTGTTGTTATCCCTATTCAATGTGAATATTTTGCTTTAGAAGGTTTAGGAAAATTATTAAACACAATTAAGAGTGTTCAAAAAATACACAATCAAGAGCTAGAAATAGAAGGCTTGTTATTAACTATGTTCGATTCTCGTTTACGCTTGTCAAACCAAGTGGTAGATGAAGTACGCAAACACTTCAGTTCTATGGTTTTTGAAACAATAGTACACAGAAATATCCGCTTAAGTGAAGCACCAAGTTATGGAGAAAGTATAATTTCATACGATGCAACGAGTAAAGGTGCCGTAAATTACTTAAATTTGGCGAACGAAATTTTAACTAAAAACGCATAA
- the dnaN gene encoding DNA polymerase III subunit beta — protein MKFIVSSSQLLKQLQVLGGVINSNNTLPILDNFLFELSENELKISASDLETTMSSVIEVESTDTGAIAINARLLLDTLKTFPEQPLTFKIEGDNTIEIISEQGKYDMAYFSGDEFPKAVELPSPSSTEIPSHILATAISKTIFAAGNDDLRPVMSGVFFQFNSKELTFVATDAHKLVKYTRTDITADKSAEFIMPKKPLNLLKGILGGSENNVTIEYNDTNAKFTFDNVVLICRLIDGKYPNYEAVIPKENPNKLTVDRASFLNSVRRVSIFSSKTTHQIRLKMAGTELNISAEDLDYSNKADERLNCDYQGDDMQIGFNSRFLSEMLNNLNSNDVLIEMSLPNRAGILTPIDGTEEGELVTMLVMPVMLNG, from the coding sequence ATGAAATTTATCGTATCTAGCTCACAATTATTAAAACAACTACAAGTTTTAGGTGGGGTTATAAATAGCAATAACACGTTACCAATTTTAGATAACTTTTTATTTGAACTATCTGAAAACGAATTAAAAATATCAGCTTCCGACCTTGAGACAACCATGTCATCAGTTATTGAAGTTGAAAGTACTGATACTGGAGCGATTGCTATAAATGCTCGTTTATTATTAGATACTTTAAAAACATTTCCTGAACAACCTCTTACATTTAAGATTGAAGGAGATAACACTATTGAGATTATTTCGGAACAAGGAAAATATGACATGGCATACTTTAGTGGAGATGAGTTCCCTAAAGCTGTAGAATTACCTTCTCCTAGCAGCACTGAAATCCCTTCTCATATTTTAGCTACAGCTATTTCTAAAACTATTTTTGCGGCTGGTAATGATGATTTACGTCCTGTTATGAGTGGTGTATTTTTTCAGTTCAATTCAAAAGAATTAACTTTTGTAGCCACTGATGCTCATAAATTAGTTAAATATACACGTACCGATATTACTGCTGATAAATCAGCCGAATTTATCATGCCTAAAAAACCTTTAAACTTATTAAAGGGAATTTTAGGGGGATCAGAAAACAATGTGACTATTGAATATAATGATACTAATGCCAAATTTACTTTTGATAATGTAGTATTAATCTGTCGATTAATTGATGGAAAATACCCTAACTACGAAGCTGTTATACCAAAAGAAAACCCAAACAAATTAACTGTTGACAGAGCTTCTTTCTTAAATTCTGTACGTCGTGTATCTATTTTCTCTAGTAAGACAACACATCAAATTCGTTTGAAAATGGCGGGTACTGAATTAAATATTTCTGCAGAAGATTTAGACTATTCTAATAAAGCCGACGAACGATTAAACTGTGATTATCAAGGTGACGATATGCAGATTGGGTTTAACTCTCGTTTTCTTAGCGAAATGTTAAACAACTTAAACTCTAACGACGTTTTAATTGAAATGAGCTTACCAAATAGAGCTGGAATTTTAACTCCAATTGACGGTACTGAAGAAGGCGAGTTAGTAACTATGCTTGTTATGCCAGTAATGTTAAACGGGTAA
- a CDS encoding Smr/MutS family protein, whose product MCLEIGNKVAVIDADIKGVVTKIKNEEIFVKDEGGMEYCFLRKELVKVEVDQSELSKYSDINNPMLKAKTQNKEKKKKTSFIKDKREVVMEVDLHAEKLLKSTRGMDNFDILSIQINTAKHKLEYCISKRISKLVLIHGVGDGVLKTELQYLLNNYPVKYYDASYQRYGQGATEVYIFQNQ is encoded by the coding sequence ATGTGTTTAGAAATAGGAAATAAAGTAGCAGTAATTGATGCTGATATTAAAGGAGTTGTAACAAAAATTAAAAATGAAGAAATTTTTGTTAAAGATGAGGGAGGAATGGAGTATTGTTTTCTTAGGAAAGAGCTAGTAAAAGTTGAGGTAGATCAAAGTGAGTTAAGTAAATATTCGGATATTAACAATCCAATGCTTAAAGCCAAGACTCAAAATAAAGAAAAAAAGAAAAAAACATCTTTTATAAAAGATAAAAGAGAAGTGGTAATGGAAGTAGATTTACATGCTGAAAAGCTGTTAAAATCTACAAGAGGAATGGATAATTTTGATATTTTATCAATACAAATTAATACAGCAAAACATAAGTTAGAGTATTGTATATCTAAAAGAATATCAAAACTAGTTTTAATACATGGAGTAGGAGATGGAGTTTTAAAAACTGAGTTACAGTATTTATTAAATAATTATCCAGTTAAATATTACGACGCTTCTTATCAAAGATATGGGCAAGGAGCAACAGAGGTATATATTTTTCAGAATCAATAA